The Aeromicrobium yanjiei genome includes a region encoding these proteins:
- a CDS encoding TIGR01777 family oxidoreductase, translating to MHDLRTATIAGATGHVGTYVRQHLEAQGVTVRAIGRGAGSDATWDDPDALVRAVDGTDLLVNFAGRSVSCRYTKSNVDEMFRSRIATTAALGRATAAAASPPALWVNASTGTIYRDSRDRPMDEIGGDIGSGLSVELARAWEHELFAAATDVRRIALRMTIVLGAGGGAVNPFINLARMGFGGPMGDGEQRFSWVHADDVARAIVHLHEHPEIAGPVNVAAPEVVGNAELMRLVRETMGRRHGLAEPRWLLEIGARIIRTEAELVLKSRWVESRVLRESGFVFEHATLRSALEQIARQTRRGLLPVALG from the coding sequence ATGCACGATCTGAGGACCGCGACGATCGCGGGGGCAACCGGACATGTCGGCACGTACGTGCGGCAGCACCTCGAGGCGCAGGGCGTCACCGTGCGGGCCATCGGACGTGGCGCGGGAAGCGACGCGACGTGGGACGACCCCGACGCGCTCGTGCGGGCCGTGGACGGCACCGACCTGCTCGTCAACTTCGCGGGCCGCTCGGTGAGCTGCCGCTACACGAAGTCGAACGTCGACGAGATGTTCAGGTCGCGCATCGCGACGACGGCCGCACTGGGGCGGGCGACCGCCGCGGCGGCGAGCCCGCCGGCCCTCTGGGTCAATGCGAGCACCGGGACGATCTATCGCGACTCCCGGGACCGCCCCATGGACGAGATCGGCGGAGACATCGGCTCGGGGCTGTCGGTCGAGCTCGCCCGCGCCTGGGAGCACGAGCTCTTCGCAGCAGCCACCGACGTGCGCCGGATCGCGCTGCGCATGACGATCGTCCTGGGGGCCGGCGGCGGGGCGGTCAACCCGTTCATCAACCTGGCCCGCATGGGCTTCGGCGGGCCGATGGGCGACGGCGAGCAGCGCTTCAGCTGGGTGCACGCGGACGACGTCGCCCGCGCGATCGTCCACCTGCACGAGCACCCCGAGATCGCCGGTCCGGTCAACGTGGCCGCTCCCGAGGTCGTCGGCAATGCCGAGCTCATGAGGCTGGTGCGAGAGACGATGGGACGCCGGCACGGACTGGCCGAGCCGCGCTGGCTGCTCGAGATCGGTGCCCGGATCATCCGGACCGAGGCCGAGCTGGTCCTCAAGAGCCGCTGGGTCGAGTCGCGGGTGCTCCGGGAGTCCGGCTTCGTGTTCGAGCACGCCACGCTCCGGTCGGCGCTCGAACAGATCGCCAGGCAGACGCGCCGCGGGCTCCTCCCGGTCGCGCTGGGCTGA
- a CDS encoding DMT family transporter, with amino-acid sequence MNALLAIVAIVGVSASGPLMAGAAAPALAIAFWRNALGTLAVAPFAVPVRHELAGLGRDGWRTVGFAGVMLAAHFATWCTSLKMTSVAAATAMVSMQVVFVVIIDRLRGDSAAPAVMVGIGVAVVGVLVITGVDFSLSARALAGDLLALLGGLTAALYLMAGSRVRESISTSAYTFACYGICAVTLAVGALVAQVEMVDFTGRTWLAIVAVTICAQLLGHSVLNHLLAVMSPGLISLLLLLEVPGAAILAGIFLDQTPPAGVYVGLVLILAGLVVVVARRTPPEVVLAE; translated from the coding sequence GTGAATGCGCTCCTCGCCATCGTCGCCATCGTGGGAGTCTCGGCATCGGGGCCACTCATGGCCGGGGCCGCCGCCCCGGCTCTCGCGATCGCGTTCTGGCGCAATGCGCTCGGAACGCTCGCGGTGGCCCCGTTCGCGGTGCCGGTCAGGCACGAGCTGGCAGGGCTCGGGCGCGACGGCTGGCGGACGGTCGGATTCGCCGGCGTGATGCTCGCGGCGCACTTCGCGACCTGGTGCACGTCGCTGAAGATGACCTCGGTCGCCGCCGCGACCGCGATGGTCAGCATGCAGGTCGTGTTCGTCGTGATCATCGACCGACTGCGCGGCGACTCCGCCGCGCCTGCCGTCATGGTCGGCATCGGGGTCGCGGTCGTCGGGGTGCTCGTGATCACCGGGGTCGACTTCTCGCTGTCGGCGCGCGCACTCGCCGGTGACCTGCTCGCCCTCCTGGGCGGGCTGACCGCGGCGCTCTACCTCATGGCCGGTAGTCGGGTGCGCGAGAGCATCTCGACGTCGGCCTACACGTTCGCGTGCTACGGGATCTGCGCGGTCACCCTCGCGGTCGGGGCCCTCGTGGCCCAGGTCGAGATGGTCGACTTCACCGGGCGCACGTGGCTCGCGATCGTGGCGGTGACGATCTGCGCGCAGCTGCTGGGGCACTCGGTCCTGAACCACCTGCTGGCGGTGATGAGCCCCGGTCTGATCTCGTTGCTGCTCCTCCTCGAGGTGCCCGGGGCGGCGATCCTGGCGGGCATCTTCCTCGACCAGACCCCTCCTGCAGGGGTCTACGTGGGCCTCGTCCTGATCCTCGCCGGACTCGTCGTGGTGGTCGCGCGCCGCACGCCGCCGGAGGTCGTGCTCGCCGAGTGA
- a CDS encoding acyl-CoA dehydrogenase family protein, whose protein sequence is MGRLVSTEGLTEDQQEILKLVRQFVEKEILPVATDLEHKDEYPTDIVEGLKELGIFGLMIPEEFGGLGESLLTYALVVEEIARGWMSVSGVINTHFIVAYLLMQHGTDEQKAKYLPKMATGEVRGAFSMSEPSLGSDVSAISTKATKLDDGGYEISGQKMWLTNGGSSTLVAVLVKTDEGEDSVYKNMTTFLIEKEAGFGETAQGITIPGKIDKMGYKGIDTTEMILDKHRTTSEQILGGVPGKGFYQMMDGVEVGRVNVGARAVGIANRAFELGVAYAQQRETFGKPIAQHQAILFRIAEMATKVETAHAMVVKAARLKDAGKRNDVEAGMAKMIASEYCNEVVQDSFRIHGGYGYSKEYEIERLYREAAFMLIGEGTSDIQKMIIGRALLKDYKL, encoded by the coding sequence ATGGGTCGTCTGGTCAGCACCGAAGGTCTCACCGAGGATCAGCAGGAGATCCTGAAGCTCGTCCGGCAGTTCGTCGAGAAGGAGATCCTTCCGGTCGCCACCGACCTGGAGCACAAGGACGAGTACCCGACCGACATCGTCGAGGGCCTCAAGGAGCTGGGCATCTTCGGGCTGATGATCCCCGAGGAGTTCGGCGGCCTGGGGGAGTCGCTGCTGACGTACGCACTGGTGGTCGAGGAGATCGCGCGCGGCTGGATGAGCGTCAGCGGCGTCATCAACACGCACTTCATCGTGGCGTACCTGCTGATGCAGCACGGCACGGACGAGCAGAAGGCCAAGTACCTGCCCAAGATGGCGACAGGTGAGGTCCGGGGCGCGTTCAGCATGAGCGAGCCGAGCCTGGGCTCGGACGTCTCGGCGATCTCGACCAAGGCCACCAAGCTCGACGACGGCGGCTACGAGATCAGCGGCCAGAAGATGTGGCTGACGAACGGCGGCTCGTCCACCCTCGTCGCGGTCCTGGTCAAGACCGACGAGGGTGAGGACAGCGTCTACAAGAACATGACGACGTTCCTCATCGAGAAGGAAGCCGGCTTCGGCGAGACGGCCCAGGGCATCACGATCCCGGGCAAGATCGACAAGATGGGCTACAAGGGCATCGACACGACCGAGATGATCCTGGACAAGCACCGCACGACGTCCGAGCAGATCCTCGGTGGCGTCCCGGGCAAGGGCTTCTACCAGATGATGGACGGTGTCGAGGTCGGCCGGGTCAACGTCGGCGCCCGCGCGGTCGGCATCGCCAACCGGGCCTTCGAGCTCGGCGTCGCGTACGCGCAGCAGCGCGAGACGTTCGGCAAGCCCATCGCGCAGCACCAGGCGATCTTGTTCCGCATCGCCGAGATGGCGACCAAGGTCGAGACCGCGCACGCGATGGTCGTCAAGGCCGCACGCCTCAAGGACGCCGGCAAGCGCAACGACGTCGAGGCCGGCATGGCCAAGATGATCGCCTCGGAGTACTGCAACGAGGTCGTCCAGGACTCGTTCCGCATCCATGGCGGCTACGGTTACTCCAAGGAGTACGAGATCGAGCGCCTCTACCGTGAGGCCGCGTTCATGCTCATCGGTGAAGGAACGTCCGACATCCAGAAGATGATCATCGGCCGCGCACTCCTGAAGGACTACAAGCTGTAG
- a CDS encoding general stress protein: MAEIFSLEYPQSLGIYDKYADAQKAVDYLSDEGFPVENVLIVGTELRQVERVTGRLTWGRVLSAGAASGAWLGLLIGLFLSLFAEGSSAVVTIIGGIVFGIVFGLISGALGYAATRGKRDFSSVQKVVATKYEILVEHKHLAAGQALLAKMPGNTTSPFA; this comes from the coding sequence ATGGCTGAGATCTTCTCGTTGGAGTACCCGCAGTCGCTTGGCATCTATGACAAGTACGCCGACGCGCAGAAGGCCGTCGACTACCTCTCGGACGAGGGCTTCCCGGTCGAGAACGTCCTGATCGTCGGCACCGAGCTGCGCCAGGTCGAGCGGGTCACGGGCCGGCTGACCTGGGGCCGCGTGCTCTCGGCCGGCGCCGCGTCCGGTGCGTGGCTCGGTCTGCTCATCGGCCTGTTCCTCAGCCTGTTCGCGGAGGGCAGCTCGGCGGTCGTCACGATCATCGGCGGCATCGTGTTCGGCATCGTGTTCGGGCTCATCTCCGGTGCGCTCGGCTACGCGGCCACGCGCGGCAAGCGGGACTTCAGCTCGGTGCAGAAGGTCGTGGCGACCAAGTACGAGATCCTCGTCGAGCACAAGCACCTCGCCGCCGGACAGGCCCTGCTGGCCAAGATGCCCGGCAACACCACCTCGCCCTTCGCCTGA
- a CDS encoding MaoC family dehydratase: MTTKTNAGNFFEDFKVGQVLEHATPRTVTEGDRALYGALYPTRFAVPSSAEFAASVGLSPAPVEELIAFHIAFGKTVPDVSLNAVANLGYAECRFHRPVVPGDTLRTSSEVIGLKQNSNGRTGVVYVRSTATNQRGEVALDWARWVMVHKRDAEAPAPETVVPELAPAVDAADLIVPEGLDFTSYDFAAAGETHRFDDYEVGETIDHVDGVTLTDPEHMLATRLWQNTAKVHFSTEARPDGTRLVYGGHVISMARALSFNGLANAQLIAAINAGAHTAPAFAGDTIYAWSEVLDKAETPAPGVGALRLRLVATKGRDETTTLRGEDGKYAPGVLLDLDYWAFVPR, translated from the coding sequence ATGACCACCAAGACCAACGCCGGCAACTTCTTCGAGGACTTCAAGGTCGGGCAGGTGCTCGAGCACGCGACGCCGCGCACCGTGACCGAGGGGGACCGTGCGCTGTACGGCGCGCTGTACCCCACGAGGTTCGCGGTGCCGTCCTCGGCGGAGTTCGCGGCGTCGGTCGGGTTGAGCCCCGCCCCGGTCGAGGAGCTCATCGCGTTCCACATCGCGTTCGGCAAGACGGTCCCCGACGTGTCGCTCAACGCGGTGGCCAATCTCGGCTACGCGGAGTGCCGCTTCCACCGTCCGGTCGTGCCCGGCGACACGCTGCGCACGTCCTCGGAGGTCATCGGGCTCAAGCAGAACTCCAACGGCAGGACGGGAGTGGTGTACGTCCGCTCGACCGCGACCAACCAGCGCGGCGAGGTCGCGCTGGACTGGGCCCGGTGGGTCATGGTGCACAAGCGGGACGCCGAGGCCCCCGCGCCCGAGACGGTCGTGCCCGAGCTCGCACCGGCCGTCGATGCCGCGGACCTCATCGTGCCCGAGGGGCTCGACTTCACGTCGTACGACTTCGCGGCCGCGGGGGAGACGCACCGCTTCGACGACTACGAGGTGGGCGAGACGATCGATCACGTCGACGGCGTGACCCTGACCGATCCCGAGCACATGCTGGCGACCCGGCTGTGGCAGAACACCGCCAAGGTCCACTTCAGCACCGAGGCGCGGCCCGACGGCACCCGGCTGGTCTACGGCGGGCACGTCATCTCGATGGCTCGCGCGCTGTCGTTCAACGGCCTGGCCAACGCCCAGCTCATCGCCGCGATCAACGCGGGTGCGCACACCGCCCCGGCGTTCGCGGGCGACACCATCTACGCGTGGTCCGAGGTGCTCGACAAGGCCGAGACGCCGGCCCCCGGGGTCGGTGCGCTGCGGCTTCGACTCGTCGCGACCAAGGGGCGCGACGAGACCACCACCCTGCGGGGCGAGGACGGCAAGTACGCCCCTGGCGTCCTGCTCGACCTGGACTACTGGGCGTTCGTGCCGCGATGA
- a CDS encoding histidine phosphatase family protein: MSSPADLEDQLWLVRHGETEWSLSGQHTSTTDLPMTASGEAGARTLAPLLAELDFAQVLTSPRQRARRTAELAGFPDAEPDEDLVEWSYGDYEGLTTPQIQESVPGWSIWSHPSPGGETAAEVSERLDRVVARARAAEGKTLVFAHGHSLRALAARWLEVDVAEGRHFALDTSTISVLGVDRGTPVVRRWNVQP; the protein is encoded by the coding sequence ATGAGCTCCCCGGCCGATCTCGAGGACCAGCTCTGGCTGGTCCGCCACGGCGAGACCGAGTGGAGCCTGAGCGGACAGCACACCTCCACGACCGATCTCCCGATGACCGCGAGCGGGGAGGCCGGCGCGCGGACGCTCGCGCCGCTTCTCGCCGAGCTCGACTTCGCGCAGGTGCTGACCAGTCCGCGCCAGCGCGCCCGTCGGACCGCAGAGCTCGCGGGGTTCCCCGACGCCGAGCCCGACGAGGATCTCGTCGAGTGGTCCTACGGCGACTACGAAGGGCTCACGACGCCGCAGATCCAGGAGTCGGTGCCCGGCTGGTCGATCTGGTCGCACCCGAGCCCCGGCGGCGAGACCGCTGCCGAGGTCAGCGAGCGGCTCGACCGGGTCGTCGCGCGGGCACGTGCGGCAGAGGGGAAGACGCTGGTCTTCGCGCACGGGCACTCGCTGCGCGCGCTGGCAGCCAGGTGGCTCGAGGTCGACGTCGCCGAGGGCCGCCACTTCGCTCTCGACACCTCGACCATCTCGGTGCTGGGTGTCGACCGGGGCACCCCGGTCGTCCGCCGTTGGAACGTCCAGCCGTGA
- a CDS encoding PHP domain-containing protein has product MRIDLHTHSNRSDGTDTPAELVANAKAAGLDVVALTDHDATTGWDDALAAGEALGVHVVRGIEISTQLHGESVHLLGYEFDPDHQPLVEELRRVLHGREERLPQMLDKLASHGIDITMADVAAQSGDAAASGRPHIADAMVAKHYIGHRDEAFHGWLNSSGKAYVDRYAAPLFEAVRLLKEAGGRAVIAHPWSRGSDKVLTPEALEELAAAGLDGLEVDHNDHDDEARRELRRIAADLDLVTTGSSDYHGTGKSEKFHLGVHTTDPEQYERLLG; this is encoded by the coding sequence GTGCGCATCGACCTCCACACCCACTCGAATCGTTCGGACGGCACGGACACGCCGGCAGAGCTGGTTGCCAACGCGAAGGCCGCAGGTCTCGACGTCGTGGCGCTGACCGACCACGACGCGACCACCGGGTGGGACGACGCCCTGGCGGCGGGGGAGGCGCTGGGCGTCCACGTCGTGCGAGGCATCGAGATCTCCACGCAGCTGCACGGCGAGAGCGTGCACCTGCTCGGCTACGAGTTCGACCCGGACCACCAGCCCTTGGTCGAGGAGCTGCGCCGCGTCCTGCACGGCCGGGAGGAGCGCCTCCCGCAGATGCTCGACAAGCTCGCGTCGCACGGCATCGACATCACGATGGCCGACGTCGCTGCCCAGTCAGGTGACGCCGCGGCCTCGGGGCGTCCCCACATCGCCGACGCGATGGTCGCCAAGCACTACATCGGCCACCGCGACGAGGCCTTCCATGGCTGGCTCAACTCCAGCGGCAAGGCGTACGTCGACCGTTATGCCGCCCCGCTGTTCGAGGCGGTGCGCCTGCTGAAGGAGGCCGGCGGCAGGGCCGTGATCGCGCACCCGTGGTCGCGGGGCAGCGACAAGGTGCTGACCCCCGAGGCGCTCGAGGAGCTGGCCGCTGCGGGACTCGACGGGCTCGAGGTCGACCACAACGATCACGACGACGAGGCCCGGCGCGAGCTGCGCCGGATCGCCGCCGACCTCGATCTCGTGACGACGGGGTCCAGCGACTACCACGGCACGGGCAAGAGCGAGAAGTTCCACCTCGGCGTGCACACGACCGATCCCGAGCAGTACGAGCGCCTGCTGGGCTGA